A stretch of the Cryptosporangium phraense genome encodes the following:
- a CDS encoding DUF2142 domain-containing protein, producing the protein MAGSGTAVAPRSEAAGPGRWALLLAVASFFLMGAGWAFALPVNGTYDESQHLVRAYGAASGQIYAKPADAIRGGGAWFDVPRSLLPGDLDCAWKQRTAASCQTPAPDDRTSERVASAAGRYNPVYYAIVGLPLVASPDLTGIVAARLVSSLGAAVMLGLAVWVAVRRRRPLLVAGIVVVSTPMAIDLDGAINPNGWEIAAGVLLWTTLLTLFRAREGELTERFTRQLVVLAGVAGSLLLVLRALGPIWLILILAACLLLSRRVAVMSLVRRPDVWWVLGVGAVVGLYAIAWMLLAGLSDSEGAVGNDASSIPWSDAVRQLSLTRMSFWVNQIVGQFSYGETTLPSWTIISWYLLVGALVGLALLVVKRRHALVLVGILAVSFLSLTALEFAYLRNIGWSQHGRYVMPFGVGLVLAAVALRRVDRALGNTGVGRVVPGVAVVTGVLHLWALLLVQTRFQYGLGSGFNIRGGSWKPPLGAFAPLLTELVGVALLAVLAFWLVRRPGTRPDTVPLDPAPAEGPTRAEGPAEAEAPAGDSVAPAPPAQVASPASSRRPDEAVAQ; encoded by the coding sequence TACGGCGCGGCCAGCGGTCAGATCTACGCGAAACCGGCCGACGCCATCCGCGGCGGCGGCGCCTGGTTCGACGTACCGCGCAGCCTCCTGCCCGGCGACCTCGACTGCGCCTGGAAACAGCGCACGGCGGCCAGCTGCCAGACGCCCGCCCCCGACGACCGCACGTCCGAGCGGGTCGCCAGCGCGGCCGGCCGGTACAACCCGGTCTACTACGCGATCGTCGGCCTACCGCTCGTCGCCTCGCCCGACCTCACCGGCATCGTCGCGGCCCGGCTCGTCTCGTCGCTCGGCGCCGCGGTGATGCTCGGCCTCGCGGTCTGGGTCGCGGTCCGCCGCCGTCGTCCGCTGCTGGTCGCGGGCATCGTCGTCGTCTCGACGCCGATGGCGATCGACCTCGACGGCGCGATCAACCCGAACGGCTGGGAGATCGCGGCCGGCGTCCTGCTCTGGACGACGCTGCTGACGCTGTTCCGGGCCCGCGAGGGTGAGCTGACCGAACGCTTCACCCGGCAGCTCGTCGTGCTGGCCGGGGTGGCCGGCTCGTTGCTGCTCGTGCTGCGGGCGCTCGGGCCGATCTGGCTGATCCTGATCCTCGCCGCCTGCCTGCTGCTGTCCCGGCGGGTGGCGGTGATGTCGCTGGTCCGCCGGCCCGACGTCTGGTGGGTGCTCGGGGTCGGCGCGGTCGTCGGGCTGTACGCGATCGCCTGGATGCTGCTGGCCGGCCTGTCCGACAGCGAGGGGGCGGTCGGCAACGACGCCTCGTCGATTCCCTGGTCGGACGCGGTGCGCCAGCTCTCGCTGACCCGGATGTCGTTCTGGGTCAACCAGATCGTCGGCCAGTTCAGCTACGGCGAGACGACGCTGCCGAGCTGGACGATCATCAGCTGGTACCTGCTGGTCGGCGCGCTCGTCGGGCTGGCGCTGCTGGTCGTGAAGCGTCGGCACGCGCTGGTGCTCGTCGGCATTCTGGCGGTGTCGTTCCTGTCGCTGACCGCGCTGGAGTTCGCGTACCTGCGCAACATCGGCTGGTCGCAGCACGGCCGGTACGTCATGCCGTTCGGGGTCGGCCTGGTGCTCGCGGCGGTGGCGCTGCGTCGCGTCGATCGGGCGCTGGGGAACACCGGCGTCGGCCGGGTCGTGCCCGGGGTCGCGGTCGTGACCGGGGTGCTCCACCTGTGGGCGCTGCTGCTCGTCCAGACGCGGTTCCAGTACGGGCTGGGGTCCGGCTTCAACATCCGCGGCGGGAGTTGGAAGCCGCCGCTCGGGGCGTTCGCCCCGCTGCTCACCGAGCTGGTCGGCGTCGCGCTGCTCGCCGTTCTGGCGTTCTGGCTGGTCCGCCGGCCCGGAACGCGTCCCGACACCGTCCCGCTCGACCCTGCTCCGGCCGAGGGTCCCACCCGGGCCGAAGGCCCGGCTGAGGCCGAGGCTCCGGCTGGGGACTCCGTCGCGCCTGCCCCACCGGCCCAGGTCGCGTCTCCGGCCAGCTCGCGGCGGCCGGACGAGGCGGTCGCGCAGTGA
- a CDS encoding adenosylhomocysteinase → MSAPRIQHDVADLGLAAHGHNRIEWADRSMPVLRAIRDRFTAQRPFEGVRIAACLNITAETANLVRTLQAGGAEIRLCASNPLSTQDDTAAALVSEFGVSVFARHRSDVVTYRQHLDAVLARPPELVLDDACDLATALHTDYQDLIAGLRGGCEETTSGVVRLRAMASAGGLRYPVVAVTDTPTKNLVDNRIGTGQSTIDALLRSTNTLLAGANVVVAGFGYGGQGVAARLTGLGARVIVTEVDPGRALDATLSGYLVMTMAEAAPLGDVFITVTGNRDVIRAEHFALMKDGAVLANAGHFDLEIDVAWLAANAIDRHLEVRPHVDEYVQEDGRRLLLVAEGRVANLAGAEGHPAAVMDVAFGIQALSAEWLLRNEPGALPAAVLEVPPGIDREIARLKLAALDVNLDILTETQLAYLTSWSS, encoded by the coding sequence GTGAGCGCTCCGAGAATCCAGCACGACGTCGCCGACCTCGGGCTGGCCGCCCACGGCCACAACCGCATCGAGTGGGCCGACCGCTCGATGCCGGTCCTGCGCGCGATCCGCGACCGGTTCACCGCCCAGCGTCCGTTCGAGGGCGTCCGCATCGCCGCCTGCCTGAACATCACCGCCGAGACCGCGAACCTGGTCCGCACGCTGCAGGCCGGTGGCGCCGAGATCCGGCTCTGCGCGTCGAACCCGCTCTCCACCCAGGACGACACGGCGGCCGCACTCGTCTCGGAGTTCGGCGTCAGCGTGTTCGCCCGGCACCGCTCCGACGTCGTCACGTACCGCCAGCACCTGGACGCGGTACTGGCCCGCCCGCCGGAGCTGGTCCTCGACGACGCCTGCGACCTCGCCACCGCGCTGCACACCGACTACCAGGACCTGATCGCCGGGCTGCGGGGCGGCTGCGAGGAGACGACCAGCGGCGTGGTCCGGCTGCGGGCGATGGCGTCCGCCGGTGGGCTGCGGTACCCGGTCGTCGCGGTCACCGACACCCCGACGAAGAACCTCGTCGACAACCGGATCGGCACCGGCCAGTCCACGATCGACGCGTTGCTGCGCAGCACGAACACGCTGCTGGCGGGCGCGAACGTCGTCGTGGCCGGCTTCGGGTACGGCGGTCAGGGCGTCGCCGCCCGGCTCACCGGGCTCGGTGCCCGGGTCATCGTCACCGAGGTCGACCCGGGCCGGGCCCTGGACGCGACGCTCTCCGGCTACCTCGTGATGACGATGGCCGAGGCCGCGCCGCTGGGCGACGTCTTCATCACGGTCACCGGCAACCGGGACGTGATCCGGGCCGAGCACTTCGCGCTGATGAAAGACGGCGCGGTGCTGGCCAACGCCGGGCACTTCGACCTCGAGATCGACGTCGCCTGGCTCGCCGCCAACGCGATCGACCGGCACCTCGAGGTGCGTCCGCACGTCGACGAGTACGTGCAGGAAGACGGGCGGCGGCTGCTGCTGGTCGCCGAGGGGCGGGTGGCCAACCTGGCCGGGGCCGAGGGGCACCCGGCGGCGGTGATGGACGTCGCGTTCGGCATCCAGGCGCTCTCGGCCGAGTGGCTGCTGCGCAACGAGCCCGGCGCGCTCCCGGCGGCGGTCCTCGAGGTTCCGCCGGGAATCGACCGGGAAATAGCCCGCCTCAAACTCGCCGCCCTAGACGTCAACCTCGACATACTCACCGAAACCCAGCTCGCGTACCTCACTTCGTGGAGCAGCTGA
- the efeU gene encoding iron uptake transporter permease EfeU, whose product MLDYFFPNLLIGLREGLEAALVVSILVAYLVKTDRRNRLPLVWVGVGAAVVLAVAFGALLTYAVTGLDTFKQQELAGGFLSIIAVGLVTWMIFWMRRTARHLKAELTDKLEAAIAMGAGAVAFMAFLAVAREGLETTLFFFSAAQQADSELGPLLGFLVGIAIAVVLAFALYQGAVRINLGTFFTWTGALLVVVAAGIFAYGFHDLQEAEILPGLNTLAFDVSAQIPPDSWYGTLLKGIFNFQPQTTVLQAIAWVAYLVPVLTFFLWPSAKTPAQRTPEPAPAS is encoded by the coding sequence ATGCTTGATTACTTCTTCCCGAACCTGCTGATCGGGCTCCGCGAGGGGCTCGAGGCGGCGCTCGTCGTCAGCATTCTCGTCGCCTACCTGGTGAAGACCGACCGTCGGAACCGGCTCCCACTGGTCTGGGTCGGCGTCGGCGCCGCGGTGGTACTCGCGGTCGCGTTCGGCGCGCTGCTCACCTACGCGGTGACCGGCCTCGACACGTTCAAGCAGCAGGAACTCGCAGGCGGGTTCCTCTCGATCATCGCGGTCGGGCTCGTGACCTGGATGATCTTCTGGATGCGGCGTACGGCCCGGCACCTCAAGGCCGAGCTCACCGACAAGCTCGAGGCCGCGATCGCGATGGGCGCGGGCGCGGTCGCGTTCATGGCGTTCCTCGCGGTCGCCCGCGAGGGCCTCGAGACCACGCTGTTCTTCTTCAGCGCCGCCCAGCAGGCCGACAGCGAACTCGGCCCGCTGCTCGGGTTCCTGGTCGGCATCGCGATCGCGGTCGTGCTCGCGTTCGCGCTCTACCAGGGCGCGGTCCGCATCAACCTCGGCACGTTCTTCACCTGGACCGGCGCGCTGCTGGTCGTCGTCGCCGCGGGCATCTTCGCCTACGGCTTCCACGACCTGCAGGAGGCCGAGATCCTGCCCGGCCTGAACACGCTGGCGTTCGACGTCAGCGCGCAGATCCCGCCGGACTCCTGGTACGGCACCCTGCTCAAGGGCATCTTCAACTTCCAGCCGCAGACGACGGTGCTGCAGGCGATCGCCTGGGTCGCGTACCTCGTCCCCGTGCTGACGTTCTTCCTCTGGCCCAGCGCGAAAACGCCCGCGCAACGGACGCCCGAACCCGCGCCCGCCTCCTGA
- the efeO gene encoding iron uptake system protein EfeO, producing the protein MRISRPSTVLVLALVGVTLAGCGSSSDDKASGDKKGGPVSVAATDTSCKLGDTELDAGTSTFEIKNTGSKVTEFYVYAEGDRIMGEVENIGPGLTRKLIVELPAGSYQGACKPGMKGDGLRTALKVTGASESLGTDAQLAEATASYQRYVKSQTTALIAKTTEFVAAVKANDIEKAKALFPVARTYWERIEPVAESFGDLDPRTDARENDVEPGTEWTGFHRIEKDLWVTKDVSKDGALADQLLKDVQEVVTKSNSVKLSPLELANGAKGLLDEVATGKITGEEDRYSHTDLWDFQANVEGSKAAIAALRPTLEDRNPALVKELDTRFAAVQKLLDAQTTDDGFKLYTDLTQAEIKQFATAVDALSEPLSQVAAVVAQK; encoded by the coding sequence ATGCGGATTTCCAGACCCTCCACCGTGCTCGTCCTGGCCCTGGTGGGCGTCACGCTGGCCGGCTGCGGCTCGTCGTCCGACGACAAGGCGTCCGGCGACAAGAAGGGCGGACCGGTCTCGGTGGCCGCCACCGACACGTCCTGCAAGCTCGGAGACACCGAGCTCGACGCCGGCACCAGCACGTTCGAGATCAAGAACACCGGCTCGAAGGTCACCGAGTTCTACGTGTACGCCGAGGGCGACCGGATCATGGGCGAGGTCGAGAACATCGGCCCCGGTCTGACCCGCAAGCTGATCGTCGAGCTGCCGGCCGGCTCGTACCAGGGAGCCTGCAAGCCGGGCATGAAGGGCGACGGCCTGCGCACGGCGCTCAAGGTCACCGGGGCCAGCGAGTCGCTGGGCACCGACGCCCAGCTCGCCGAGGCCACCGCGAGCTACCAGCGGTACGTGAAGTCGCAGACCACCGCGCTGATCGCGAAGACGACCGAGTTCGTCGCCGCGGTCAAGGCCAACGACATCGAGAAGGCCAAGGCGCTGTTCCCGGTCGCCCGCACCTACTGGGAGCGGATCGAGCCGGTCGCCGAGAGCTTCGGTGACCTCGATCCGCGCACCGACGCCCGCGAGAACGACGTCGAGCCGGGTACCGAGTGGACCGGGTTCCACCGCATCGAGAAGGACCTCTGGGTCACCAAGGACGTCTCGAAGGACGGCGCGCTCGCCGACCAGCTGCTGAAGGACGTCCAGGAGGTCGTCACCAAGTCCAACTCGGTGAAGCTGTCCCCGCTGGAGCTGGCCAACGGCGCCAAGGGCCTGCTGGACGAGGTCGCGACCGGCAAGATCACCGGCGAGGAGGACCGCTACTCGCACACCGACCTGTGGGACTTCCAGGCCAACGTCGAGGGCTCGAAGGCGGCGATCGCCGCGCTCCGGCCTACGCTGGAGGACCGGAACCCCGCGTTGGTGAAGGAGCTCGACACCCGGTTCGCCGCGGTGCAGAAGCTCCTGGACGCCCAGACGACCGACGACGGGTTCAAGCTCTACACCGACCTGACCCAGGCCGAGATCAAGCAGTTCGCGACCGCGGTCGACGCGCTGAGTGAGCCGCTGAGCCAGGTCGCGGCGGTCGTCGCCCAGAAGTAG
- the efeB gene encoding iron uptake transporter deferrochelatase/peroxidase subunit has translation MDASEGRGAAGPAAEVSEAAAPPSEAPPIKPPADAPPRRGFSRRRLLGAGAVGIAGLGAAAAGGYVVSDARSGARSGGSDTAAAIPFRGTHQAGIVTPAQDRLHFVSFDVTTESRADLVDLLREWTKAAERMTAGEAAGALGAVDGPIEAPPQDTGEALGLPASQLTLTIGFGPSLFDRRFGLAAKRPAALVDLPAFPGDDLEAARSGGDIAIQACANDPQVAVHAVRNLARIGFGAVAVRWSQLGFGRTSSTSRGQATPRNLFGFKDGTANLKAEDASLLEQQLWAGAADGTPWMANGSYLVARRIRMHIETWDRTSLDEQQAIFGRFKGTGAPKTSADADSAEFDDFEFDTVTGASEPVIADNAHTRLAHPDFNQGARLLRRGYNFVDGSDGLGRLDAGLFFLAYQRDPRKQFIPIQQNLARVDAMNEYVKHVGSAVFACPPGLSRDGYWGDTLFA, from the coding sequence ATGGACGCGTCCGAAGGCCGCGGTGCGGCCGGTCCGGCCGCTGAGGTCAGCGAGGCGGCGGCCCCGCCGTCGGAGGCGCCCCCGATCAAGCCTCCTGCGGACGCTCCGCCGCGGCGCGGCTTCTCCCGGCGACGGTTGCTGGGCGCCGGTGCGGTGGGAATCGCCGGTCTCGGCGCGGCCGCGGCCGGTGGCTACGTCGTGTCGGACGCCCGCTCCGGCGCACGGTCGGGCGGCAGCGACACGGCCGCGGCGATCCCGTTCCGGGGCACCCACCAGGCCGGCATCGTCACCCCGGCGCAGGACCGGCTGCACTTCGTCAGCTTCGACGTCACGACCGAGAGCCGCGCGGACCTCGTCGACCTGCTCCGGGAGTGGACGAAGGCCGCGGAGCGGATGACCGCGGGTGAAGCCGCGGGCGCGCTCGGCGCGGTGGACGGGCCGATCGAGGCGCCGCCGCAGGACACCGGCGAGGCGCTCGGCCTGCCCGCCTCCCAGCTGACGCTGACGATCGGGTTCGGCCCCTCGCTGTTCGACCGCCGGTTCGGCCTGGCCGCCAAGCGTCCGGCCGCCCTCGTCGACCTTCCGGCCTTCCCGGGCGACGACCTGGAAGCGGCCCGGTCGGGCGGGGACATCGCGATCCAGGCCTGCGCGAACGACCCGCAGGTGGCCGTGCACGCGGTCCGCAACCTGGCCCGGATCGGGTTCGGCGCGGTCGCCGTCCGCTGGTCCCAGCTGGGCTTCGGACGCACGTCCTCCACCAGCCGCGGCCAGGCCACCCCGCGGAACCTGTTCGGCTTCAAGGACGGCACCGCGAACCTGAAGGCAGAAGACGCCTCGCTCCTCGAGCAGCAGCTCTGGGCCGGGGCCGCCGACGGCACGCCGTGGATGGCCAACGGCTCGTACCTGGTCGCCCGGCGCATCCGGATGCACATCGAGACCTGGGACCGCACCTCGCTCGACGAACAGCAGGCGATCTTCGGCCGCTTCAAGGGCACCGGCGCCCCCAAGACGAGCGCGGACGCCGACAGCGCCGAATTCGACGACTTCGAGTTCGACACCGTGACCGGCGCGTCCGAGCCGGTCATCGCCGACAACGCCCACACCCGCCTGGCTCACCCGGACTTCAACCAGGGCGCCCGGCTGCTGCGCCGGGGCTACAACTTCGTCGACGGGTCGGACGGGCTCGGCCGCCTGGACGCCGGGCTGTTCTTCCTGGCCTACCAGCGCGATCCGCGCAAGCAGTTCATCCCGATCCAGCAGAACCTGGCCCGCGTCGACGCGATGAACGAGTACGTGAAGCATGTCGGCAGCGCGGTCTTCGCCTGCCCGCCGGGGCTGAGCCGGGACGGTTACTGGGGCGACACGCTGTTCGCCTGA
- a CDS encoding RDD family protein — translation MTQRGLVIGEAVEVELPVARLATRAAAIAIDATIQIVMVFSLATLLSATTSRANAAVQDTLSVLLVVFVFVFWPIAFETFSRGRSPGKFALGLRVVRDDGGPIRFRHAVTRGLIGVAIEWPGLLLPPLTWIFGSTCMLFSARGKRLGDLAAGTIVLVERLPDLSRRPIFMPPELERWARDLDLAGVDDALAMTLRQFITRAPGMRAEARTSLERRLAAEVYRSTTPPPPPGTQPPAYLKAVVAERRRREAERLAARRALVALGAPGLPTGVPGQANSVSPQ, via the coding sequence GTGACACAGCGAGGGCTCGTCATCGGGGAGGCCGTCGAGGTCGAGCTCCCGGTCGCCCGGCTGGCCACCCGGGCGGCCGCGATCGCGATCGACGCGACGATCCAGATCGTGATGGTGTTCTCGCTGGCCACGTTGCTCAGCGCCACCACGTCCCGGGCCAACGCGGCGGTGCAGGACACGCTCTCGGTGCTCCTGGTCGTGTTCGTCTTCGTGTTCTGGCCGATCGCGTTCGAGACGTTCAGCCGTGGTCGCAGCCCGGGCAAGTTCGCGCTCGGCCTGCGGGTGGTGCGCGACGACGGCGGCCCGATCCGGTTCCGGCACGCGGTGACCCGCGGGCTGATCGGCGTCGCGATCGAGTGGCCAGGGCTGTTGCTGCCGCCGCTGACCTGGATCTTCGGGTCGACGTGCATGCTGTTCTCGGCCCGCGGGAAGCGTCTGGGCGACCTCGCGGCCGGCACGATCGTCCTGGTGGAACGGCTGCCCGACCTGAGCAGGCGGCCGATCTTCATGCCCCCGGAGCTCGAGCGCTGGGCCCGCGACCTCGATCTGGCCGGCGTCGACGACGCGCTCGCGATGACGCTGCGCCAGTTCATCACCCGGGCACCGGGGATGCGCGCCGAGGCCCGGACCTCGCTCGAGCGGCGGCTGGCCGCCGAGGTGTACCGCAGCACGACGCCACCGCCTCCGCCGGGCACCCAGCCGCCGGCCTACCTGAAGGCGGTCGTCGCCGAGCGGCGCCGTCGCGAGGCCGAGCGCCTGGCCGCCCGCCGGGCGCTCGTCGCGCTCGGCGCCCCGGGCCTGCCGACGGGTGTGCCCGGTCAGGCGAACAGCGTGTCGCCCCAGTAA
- a CDS encoding pentapeptide repeat-containing protein — protein sequence MPPTGTVPRAPQIEPDDLEPADSALDDEIDLYRNRVTGSYVGAAGRGEIAQVHADGADFTGTKFEPIDLSDVRIERSDLAGARWEGASARRVEISDSRLMGFRLIATFVEDVLITGCRWDDGGLYVRRGKGSVVFRDCTFSGTTLRGDLSGVVFDGCDLNGAEFGADAARKCDLRTSRMMGARGLTTLRGAIITPDQALSIADLLAAELGFTLA from the coding sequence GTGCCTCCCACCGGGACCGTCCCCCGCGCCCCGCAGATCGAGCCCGACGACCTCGAGCCGGCCGACAGCGCGCTCGACGACGAGATCGATCTCTACCGCAACCGCGTGACCGGCTCGTACGTCGGTGCGGCGGGCCGCGGCGAGATCGCCCAGGTGCACGCCGACGGCGCCGACTTCACCGGGACGAAGTTCGAGCCGATCGACCTGTCCGACGTCCGGATCGAGCGGTCGGACCTGGCCGGGGCGCGCTGGGAAGGCGCCTCGGCGCGCCGGGTCGAGATCAGCGATTCGCGGCTGATGGGGTTCCGGCTGATCGCGACGTTCGTCGAGGACGTGCTGATCACCGGCTGCCGGTGGGACGATGGCGGGCTGTACGTCCGGCGGGGCAAGGGCTCGGTGGTGTTCCGCGACTGCACGTTCTCCGGCACGACGCTGCGCGGAGACCTGTCCGGGGTCGTGTTCGACGGGTGCGACCTGAACGGCGCCGAGTTCGGCGCGGACGCGGCCCGCAAATGCGACCTGCGCACGTCCCGGATGATGGGCGCCCGCGGCCTGACCACGCTGCGGGGCGCGATCATCACCCCTGATCAGGCGCTGTCGATCGCCGACCTCCTGGCCGCCGAGCTGGGCTTCACGTTGGCCTAG
- a CDS encoding phosphotransferase family protein, with translation MTATGPGSRSRPRPTWSELPADVRAGIEATLGARVVQARSAPLGLTPGLASRVQLDDGRRVFLKAAGAHRGAGTVEKLRREARVLAVLPESVPAPRLLGFYDDGRWVAVASTDVGGRPPSLPWKRPELDRVLAALTDIPSPLSEPRFVTDWAFDLTGWRTLAAGAGEGIRAALPADLADWAIEHLDEIANLEAGWSVAADGDSLLHGDLRADNILLTDDRVWFVDWPSASVGAPWLDVLFFLPTVTGADLDVVVGKHPLTRDVAPATITATVAAIAGFLVTVGLEEPPWYAPEVRRFQLAEAAIATAWLRNRCERREFL, from the coding sequence GTGACCGCCACCGGCCCCGGCAGCCGTAGCCGCCCGCGACCGACCTGGTCCGAACTCCCCGCCGACGTGCGGGCCGGCATCGAGGCGACGCTCGGTGCCCGCGTCGTGCAGGCCCGGAGCGCGCCGCTCGGACTGACGCCCGGGCTCGCGTCCCGGGTCCAGCTCGACGACGGCCGGCGGGTGTTCCTGAAGGCCGCCGGGGCTCACCGCGGCGCCGGGACGGTCGAGAAGTTGCGCCGCGAGGCCCGCGTGCTCGCGGTGCTTCCGGAGAGCGTCCCGGCCCCGCGTCTGCTCGGCTTCTACGACGACGGCCGATGGGTCGCGGTGGCGAGCACGGACGTGGGCGGCCGGCCGCCGTCACTGCCGTGGAAGCGCCCCGAGCTCGACCGGGTGCTGGCCGCCCTGACCGACATCCCCAGCCCGCTGAGCGAACCTCGGTTCGTGACCGACTGGGCGTTCGACCTCACCGGCTGGCGAACGCTGGCCGCCGGGGCCGGCGAGGGTATTCGAGCCGCGCTCCCGGCCGATCTCGCCGACTGGGCGATCGAACACCTGGACGAGATCGCCAACCTGGAGGCCGGCTGGTCGGTGGCCGCCGACGGCGACTCGCTGCTCCACGGCGACCTGCGCGCCGACAACATCCTGCTCACCGACGACCGGGTGTGGTTCGTCGACTGGCCGTCCGCCAGCGTCGGCGCGCCCTGGCTCGACGTCCTCTTCTTCCTCCCGACGGTGACCGGCGCCGACCTCGACGTCGTCGTCGGCAAACATCCCCTGACCAGGGACGTCGCCCCAGCGACGATCACCGCGACGGTGGCCGCGATCGCCGGGTTCCTGGTGACGGTCGGGCTCGAGGAGCCCCCGTGGTACGCGCCCGAGGTGCGGCGGTTCCAGCTCGCCGAGGCGGCCATCGCGACGGCCTGGTTGCGGAACCGTTGCGAGCGGCGCGAGTTCCTCTGA
- the ggh gene encoding glucosylglycerate hydrolase, whose translation MPTTIDVALEIVMTAGPSALPALLSAHNRAGGTLENLGVADAASTARVLRRPRSFDVADLAMGAADVLRGNDIGTMVTAAPALYPHMWSWDAAFISIGLAHLGVERAGQEIRTLLAAQWADGMIPHIVYGDRGGYFPGPGRWGTAELSSAAPSAPLTSGICQPPVHAIAVGRILEVARRGSEADRLAGEQLVRDCWDSLYRWHAWLSEYRDPSGTGLIGVVHGWESGMDNSPRWDRPYSAVVPGPDLPSYVRLDRELVRDGAERPTDVEYDRYLWLIEEMRRASYDPAKVYDTCSFLVADVFVSAIFAVASDVLADLGSDFGAPASEVADLRMWAARSRAAVAASCSPETGLARDFDRRTNTWIDVETLAGFAPLISGGLSPDAERALLDELHGPRWAGHPSLVAKVPPTVSPDSEGFKSREYWRGPQWPVVSWLFGWAHARHGYAAESERLRAETLKLVGDGAFSEYYEPVTGEALGSRKQSWTAAVILDWLD comes from the coding sequence ATGCCCACAACGATCGACGTCGCGTTGGAGATTGTCATGACCGCCGGGCCTTCTGCCCTGCCTGCCCTGCTGTCTGCCCACAACCGGGCGGGCGGCACCCTCGAGAACCTCGGCGTAGCGGACGCCGCCTCGACGGCCCGAGTCCTCCGTCGCCCTCGCTCGTTCGACGTAGCCGACCTGGCCATGGGCGCCGCCGACGTGCTCCGCGGCAACGACATCGGCACGATGGTCACCGCCGCGCCGGCGCTCTACCCGCACATGTGGAGCTGGGACGCCGCGTTCATCTCGATCGGCCTCGCGCACCTCGGCGTCGAGCGGGCGGGCCAGGAGATCCGGACGCTGCTGGCCGCCCAGTGGGCCGACGGCATGATCCCGCACATCGTCTACGGCGACCGGGGCGGGTACTTCCCCGGTCCGGGCCGGTGGGGGACCGCTGAGCTGTCGTCGGCCGCGCCGTCGGCCCCGCTCACGTCGGGCATCTGCCAGCCGCCGGTGCACGCGATCGCGGTCGGGCGCATCCTCGAGGTCGCGCGTCGCGGCTCGGAGGCCGACCGTCTCGCCGGTGAGCAGCTGGTGCGCGACTGCTGGGACTCGCTCTACCGCTGGCACGCCTGGCTGTCGGAGTACCGCGACCCGTCCGGCACCGGGCTGATCGGTGTCGTGCACGGCTGGGAGTCCGGGATGGACAACTCGCCGCGCTGGGACCGCCCGTACTCCGCGGTCGTCCCCGGCCCCGACCTGCCGTCGTACGTCCGCCTGGACCGCGAGCTGGTCCGGGACGGCGCCGAGCGTCCTACGGATGTCGAGTACGACCGGTACCTGTGGCTGATCGAGGAGATGCGCCGCGCGTCCTACGACCCGGCCAAGGTGTACGACACGTGCAGCTTCCTGGTCGCGGACGTGTTCGTCAGCGCGATCTTCGCGGTCGCGTCCGACGTGCTCGCGGACCTCGGGTCGGATTTCGGCGCGCCTGCATCCGAGGTTGCTGACCTGCGGATGTGGGCGGCCCGCTCCCGCGCGGCCGTCGCCGCGTCCTGCTCGCCGGAGACCGGGCTGGCCCGGGACTTCGACCGGCGCACCAACACCTGGATCGACGTCGAGACCCTCGCCGGTTTCGCGCCGTTGATCTCCGGCGGTCTTTCTCCGGACGCTGAGCGAGCGCTGTTGGACGAGCTGCACGGGCCGCGCTGGGCCGGGCACCCGTCGCTGGTGGCGAAGGTGCCGCCGACCGTGTCGCCGGACTCCGAGGGCTTCAAGTCGCGCGAGTACTGGCGCGGGCCGCAGTGGCCGGTCGTCTCGTGGCTGTTCGGCTGGGCGCACGCCCGGCACGGGTACGCGGCCGAGTCCGAGCGGCTGCGGGCCGAGACGCTGAAGCTGGTCGGCGACGGCGCGTTCAGCGAGTACTACGAGCCGGTGACCGGCGAGGCCCTGGGCTCGCGCAAGCAGTCGTGGACCGCGGCGGTGATCCTGGACTGGCTCGACTGA